In the Kribbella sp. NBC_00482 genome, one interval contains:
- a CDS encoding SAM-dependent methyltransferase, producing the protein MAESQDADVDPRMYEQLKLDRPHGARVYDYFLGGKDNFAIDRQAAEHLLQAFPGFRTAALSNRMWMHRAAKYAAEQGITQFLDVGTGIPTSPNLHEVVQKITPAAHVVYADNDPIVLAHSRALLVSKPEGKTAYLEADVTDPQAILASEEVRELIDFSKPVALSIVGVFHYLPDALKPYDLVRQLVEPLAPGSLLIFSHCTPDFAPDLWERAMVVYKADGGDAQVRSKEEVTEFFEGTELVEPGVVSPFRWYPDDETQALVDKGEFTDIMCSLWVGVGRKP; encoded by the coding sequence ATGGCTGAATCGCAGGATGCCGACGTCGACCCGCGGATGTACGAGCAGTTGAAGCTCGACCGGCCGCACGGCGCCCGGGTGTACGACTACTTCCTCGGCGGGAAGGACAACTTCGCGATCGACCGGCAGGCCGCCGAGCACTTGCTGCAGGCGTTCCCGGGCTTCCGCACCGCCGCCCTGTCGAACCGGATGTGGATGCACCGCGCGGCGAAGTACGCCGCCGAGCAGGGCATCACGCAGTTCCTCGACGTCGGCACGGGTATCCCGACCAGCCCGAACCTGCACGAGGTCGTCCAGAAGATCACCCCGGCGGCGCACGTGGTGTACGCCGACAACGACCCGATCGTGCTCGCGCACTCGCGCGCGCTGCTGGTCAGCAAGCCGGAAGGCAAGACGGCGTACCTCGAGGCCGACGTCACCGACCCGCAGGCGATCCTGGCGTCCGAAGAGGTCAGGGAGCTGATCGACTTCAGCAAGCCGGTCGCGCTGAGCATCGTCGGCGTCTTCCACTACCTGCCGGACGCCCTGAAGCCGTACGACCTGGTCCGTCAGCTGGTCGAGCCGCTGGCCCCGGGCTCGCTGCTGATCTTCTCGCACTGCACCCCCGACTTCGCGCCGGACCTGTGGGAGCGGGCGATGGTGGTCTACAAGGCCGACGGCGGCGACGCACAGGTCCGCAGCAAGGAAGAAGTCACCGAGTTCTTCGAGGGCACCGAGCTGGTCGAGCCCGGCGTCGTGTCGCCGTTCCGCTGGTACCCCGACGACGAGACGCAAGCCCTGGTCGACAAGGGCGAGTTCACCGACATCATGTGCAGCCTGTGGGTGGGTGTCGGCCGCAAGCCGTGA
- a CDS encoding DUF4188 domain-containing protein → MGEVIAGRQTAVYDGEVVVFLIGMRVNSLVKVREWLPVFRAMGPMLRELMKDNESGLLGFRTLPTWRGITLIQYWESVEKLQAFANDTGRTHRPAWVEYFRNSFKSGAVGIWHETYVVPAGNTETIYGNMPLLGLGKVTGVEPVGKRGDTAAQRLHRAEG, encoded by the coding sequence ATGGGTGAGGTGATCGCGGGGCGGCAGACGGCGGTGTACGACGGGGAGGTGGTCGTGTTCCTGATCGGGATGCGGGTCAACTCGTTGGTCAAGGTGCGTGAGTGGCTGCCGGTGTTCCGCGCGATGGGGCCGATGCTGCGGGAGCTGATGAAGGACAATGAGAGCGGGCTGCTCGGGTTCCGGACGCTGCCGACGTGGCGCGGGATCACGCTGATCCAGTACTGGGAGTCGGTGGAGAAGCTCCAGGCGTTCGCGAACGACACCGGCCGCACGCACCGGCCGGCCTGGGTCGAGTACTTCCGCAACTCGTTCAAGAGCGGCGCGGTCGGCATCTGGCACGAGACGTACGTCGTACCGGCCGGCAACACCGAAACCATCTACGGCAACATGCCGCTCCTCGGCCTCGGCAAGGTCACCGGTGTCGAGCCGGTCGGGAAGCGGGGCGATACCGCCGCCCAACGCCTCCATCGTGCGGAAGGTTGA
- a CDS encoding 5'-methylthioadenosine/S-adenosylhomocysteine nucleosidase family protein: MIRLLRLLSLFTDADFYCGLSALYENDAVAGPVLRELELLTRTGNLAAFSHELSRDEFLESRRNAYEYDAARYPNYFSTNDSVPLFAPTRLKPLGSTAPLHRELLIWADELPRTSGKWQPVALGLADPVGSALRKREGQAITFSYFRPELGALAQKASVEYRVRRKISEAFTRDYMQVGNGDIATGISGLQFFDSLSISFPAYDIPVLGHLAYILGCSDLVNPQTTPFAAFEPLVLQRREIQFYSAGVGVRWLIDGLSRWVAKFLSPTGGIESIPSQDVKRARLRAILQDAARATGVMSLATPWHPDVVGAHMNDAVARLARSLGDRHADLRTIFEESPWGQSVEQIDVLLVTVNDAETNALDVALQEAGFRDRTVFYTNNSYHIYAGVAGTVVAAVRSGMSSRGTGGSTLTVREAIDDLRPAYVIAVGVAFGMKESQAIGQVLISRQLADYELQRMGTNEGNPHVVDRGSRVDAHPRILGRFLAASLGGHGFDVQVGQVISGDKLIDNLGFRQALAERFPEAIGGEMEGAGIQAAADREGTQWLVVKSVCDYAFGKSSDKMKRQAIAADSAARAVVHVICQGGLRKGL; encoded by the coding sequence ATGATCCGCCTGCTGAGACTTCTGTCGCTATTCACCGATGCGGACTTCTACTGTGGGCTGTCCGCGCTGTATGAGAATGACGCAGTCGCGGGGCCTGTGTTACGTGAGCTTGAATTGTTGACCCGCACCGGCAATCTGGCAGCATTCAGTCACGAGTTGAGCCGAGACGAGTTCTTAGAGTCGAGGCGCAACGCATACGAGTACGACGCCGCACGATACCCGAACTACTTCTCGACAAACGATTCGGTGCCGCTCTTCGCGCCGACAAGATTGAAGCCTCTCGGCAGCACAGCTCCCCTGCATCGGGAGCTGTTGATCTGGGCTGACGAATTGCCTCGAACGAGTGGAAAGTGGCAGCCGGTTGCATTGGGTCTCGCTGATCCGGTCGGGAGTGCTTTGCGGAAACGAGAAGGTCAGGCAATTACCTTCTCGTATTTCCGACCCGAATTAGGTGCTCTCGCACAGAAAGCCTCTGTGGAGTATCGGGTTCGCCGGAAGATTAGCGAAGCATTCACAAGAGACTATATGCAGGTCGGTAATGGTGATATAGCGACAGGAATTTCCGGACTTCAGTTCTTCGATAGCTTGTCTATTTCATTTCCGGCATACGACATTCCTGTTTTGGGGCACCTCGCCTACATCCTTGGTTGCTCCGACCTTGTGAATCCACAAACGACACCTTTCGCTGCATTTGAACCACTGGTCCTACAGCGACGCGAAATACAGTTCTACTCTGCCGGGGTGGGGGTGCGGTGGCTGATCGATGGATTGAGCCGGTGGGTTGCGAAGTTCCTATCGCCGACTGGCGGCATCGAATCGATACCCAGTCAGGACGTCAAGCGAGCGCGATTGCGTGCAATTTTGCAAGATGCCGCCCGAGCGACTGGAGTGATGTCTCTCGCGACCCCATGGCATCCAGACGTCGTGGGAGCTCACATGAATGACGCAGTTGCCCGGTTGGCGCGTTCGCTTGGTGACCGTCACGCAGACTTGCGGACGATATTCGAGGAATCTCCTTGGGGGCAGTCGGTGGAGCAGATCGATGTGCTACTCGTGACGGTAAATGACGCAGAGACGAATGCGCTCGACGTTGCCCTTCAGGAAGCCGGATTCAGGGATCGAACCGTCTTCTACACAAATAACTCGTACCACATTTATGCGGGCGTCGCAGGAACGGTCGTGGCGGCTGTGAGATCAGGAATGAGCAGCCGCGGCACAGGAGGATCGACTCTGACCGTACGCGAGGCCATCGATGACCTGCGACCCGCGTATGTGATCGCGGTGGGAGTTGCATTTGGGATGAAAGAGTCGCAAGCGATTGGCCAGGTATTGATTTCTCGGCAGTTGGCCGACTATGAGTTGCAGAGAATGGGCACGAACGAGGGAAACCCCCATGTAGTTGACCGTGGCTCGAGAGTTGACGCCCATCCGCGGATTCTTGGGCGCTTCCTGGCGGCCTCCCTGGGTGGACATGGGTTCGATGTTCAGGTCGGGCAGGTAATCTCCGGAGATAAGCTGATCGACAATTTGGGTTTCCGCCAGGCCCTCGCTGAACGCTTTCCAGAAGCGATTGGAGGTGAGATGGAAGGCGCCGGGATTCAGGCGGCGGCAGACAGAGAGGGAACGCAATGGCTGGTCGTCAAGTCGGTCTGTGATTATGCGTTTGGCAAGAGTTCCGATAAAATGAAGCGTCAAGCGATAGCTGCAGACTCTGCGGCTCGGGCGGTCGTGCACGTGATATGTCAAGGTGGATTACGAAAAGGCTTATAG
- a CDS encoding DUF7768 domain-containing protein codes for MSGPVVYTAQSKQYFYCRDAICEFVFQRGAVPLNPFRAFDYFLSDRVPRDAVRDANHALLNISDEVWVFGETLADGVLIEIAQAEHAKMPIRYFSIDNRADCIRELAPNRLDFEGEVYSTSGMGRQEILKYLLNGSTEFVASALGRRAEVPGAV; via the coding sequence ATGAGTGGCCCTGTTGTCTACACGGCACAATCGAAGCAGTACTTCTACTGCCGAGATGCGATCTGTGAGTTTGTGTTTCAGAGAGGCGCTGTCCCGCTCAACCCGTTCCGGGCCTTCGACTATTTTCTATCTGACCGGGTTCCGCGGGACGCGGTACGTGATGCGAATCATGCGCTGCTCAACATAAGTGATGAAGTGTGGGTGTTCGGTGAAACGCTCGCAGACGGCGTCCTGATTGAGATTGCACAAGCAGAGCACGCCAAGATGCCTATACGATACTTCTCGATAGACAATCGCGCTGATTGCATTCGAGAACTGGCACCGAATCGTCTAGATTTCGAGGGCGAGGTCTATTCGACCAGCGGCATGGGCCGGCAGGAGATCCTGAAGTATCTCCTCAATGGCTCGACCGAGTTCGTCGCCTCGGCTCTAGGTCGCAGAGCCGAGGTGCCGGGCGCTGTATGA
- a CDS encoding NAD(P)-binding protein, with the protein MPQVSVETAIIGAGPAGLAAAQALRGADVLVLEAGPVVSDRSQDDPATLLEGVGGAGLYSDGKFSFWPSATVVWELDPHLLDRAQRSLDGLLARHGVDISSIGRVVAGISPTKINHASVDKHYPSIYVPLDVRARMISELSGGVDILTGSRICRITPQPIGWMLDGETHGDELRVACRNLVVAAGRYGPLLVQDCLPGRAQTPIRVEVGVRIEQPAENFFLKDHPRLDPKLIYRNGDRSVEWRTFCCCRNGAVVTGRSYGIESVSGHADGPPTTQSNVGFNVRILDNRSIEAEWPSMRERLTRTHGLVRSELGSLLGGSTRLPSETAMLTEVLGRTMSARLSAGLAVLVQEFPQGRLEQASIAGPTVEGVGMYLRHDSRLKTPLPRLWVAGDSAGDFRGLTAALVSGYVVGNAISGPSDGGGE; encoded by the coding sequence ATGCCGCAGGTCTCTGTGGAAACGGCGATCATAGGTGCCGGGCCGGCCGGTCTCGCCGCAGCTCAGGCGCTCCGAGGTGCAGACGTTCTCGTCCTTGAGGCCGGGCCGGTGGTGAGCGACAGATCGCAAGATGATCCAGCGACTCTGCTCGAAGGGGTAGGGGGCGCAGGCTTGTACTCAGACGGCAAGTTTTCATTCTGGCCATCTGCCACCGTTGTCTGGGAACTGGATCCGCATCTACTTGATCGGGCGCAGCGGTCGCTCGACGGCCTTCTTGCTCGGCATGGCGTCGATATATCTTCAATCGGTCGAGTCGTTGCGGGGATATCACCGACGAAAATCAATCACGCTAGTGTTGATAAGCACTATCCATCGATTTACGTGCCGCTCGACGTACGTGCCCGGATGATATCGGAACTGTCTGGCGGCGTTGATATCTTGACGGGCTCGCGCATATGTCGAATCACTCCCCAGCCAATCGGATGGATGCTCGATGGTGAGACGCATGGCGATGAGTTGAGGGTTGCATGTAGAAACCTAGTTGTTGCCGCCGGACGATATGGCCCACTTCTAGTGCAGGACTGCTTGCCAGGCAGGGCGCAAACGCCAATCAGGGTTGAGGTAGGTGTCAGAATTGAGCAGCCAGCCGAGAATTTCTTTCTGAAAGACCATCCTAGACTCGATCCTAAGTTGATCTATCGAAATGGTGATCGATCTGTTGAATGGCGAACGTTCTGTTGTTGTAGAAATGGCGCGGTTGTGACCGGGAGGTCGTATGGCATTGAGAGCGTCTCAGGCCACGCGGATGGGCCGCCTACCACGCAATCAAACGTTGGATTCAATGTCCGTATTCTGGACAATAGATCGATTGAGGCTGAATGGCCCAGCATGCGCGAGCGCTTGACGCGCACGCATGGACTAGTTCGATCGGAATTGGGATCGTTACTAGGTGGAAGTACCCGGCTACCCTCTGAGACCGCTATGCTCACCGAAGTACTAGGGCGAACGATGTCGGCGCGCCTGTCTGCGGGACTTGCAGTACTGGTGCAAGAATTTCCCCAGGGTCGGCTCGAACAGGCATCCATCGCTGGACCGACCGTGGAGGGCGTGGGAATGTATCTTCGACACGATTCACGACTCAAGACTCCGCTGCCTCGACTTTGGGTGGCCGGTGATTCGGCAGGGGACTTCAGAGGGCTCACTGCAGCGCTGGTCAGCGGGTACGTTGTGGGTAACGCAATCTCGGGGCCGTCAGATGGAGGCGGCGAATGA
- a CDS encoding MFS transporter codes for MRDLRTLLRRRDFRRLFAVRLTSQCGDGVFQVALASYVLFSPERAPDAAAIAGLFAVSLLPYSVLGPFTGVLLDRWSRRQILFGANLTRAALVIGVGVIVAADNAGALFYLAVLLTLGVNRFLLSGLSAGLPHVVERDELVMANAVTPTSGTAFFLIGGGIGAGVKLLVDSDLIVLGLTVVIYTAAALLALRLRRDQLGPDLSGDEPGITEALRTIATGLVDGGRHLRERRQAALGLAAIGSLRFFFGLMTVAMILLYRNHFYGPGQLDQAFGGLAIATGAVGAGLFVAALITPWGTRVMALRQWITLLFAAAAVVSAVPIGLYTQPAMVVGGFLTGFCAQGIKISVDTLVQTGVDDVYRGRVFSLYDMIFNVGQVSAAALGAAILPDSGKSYPVLALIVVGFAITALVYSRASQGGDRLDGGGLPGGIGAGDQTDERTQQG; via the coding sequence ATGCGGGATTTGCGGACGCTGTTGCGGCGGCGTGATTTCCGGCGGTTGTTTGCGGTTCGGCTGACGTCCCAGTGCGGGGACGGGGTCTTCCAGGTCGCGCTGGCGTCGTACGTGCTGTTCTCGCCGGAACGGGCACCGGATGCCGCTGCGATCGCGGGCCTGTTCGCGGTCTCGCTGCTGCCGTACTCGGTCCTCGGACCGTTCACCGGCGTACTGCTGGACCGCTGGTCGCGCCGCCAGATCCTGTTCGGCGCCAATCTGACCCGGGCCGCTCTCGTCATCGGCGTCGGCGTGATTGTCGCGGCTGACAACGCGGGTGCACTGTTCTACCTCGCCGTACTGCTCACCCTCGGCGTCAACCGCTTCCTGCTCTCCGGTCTGTCCGCCGGCCTCCCGCACGTCGTCGAGCGCGACGAACTGGTGATGGCCAACGCGGTCACGCCAACAAGTGGTACGGCGTTCTTCCTGATCGGCGGCGGGATCGGCGCCGGGGTGAAGCTGCTCGTCGACTCCGACCTGATCGTCCTCGGGCTGACCGTCGTCATCTACACGGCCGCCGCCCTCCTCGCCCTCCGGCTGCGGCGCGACCAGCTCGGCCCGGACCTGAGCGGCGACGAGCCCGGCATCACCGAAGCACTCCGCACGATCGCGACCGGTCTCGTCGACGGCGGCAGGCACCTCCGCGAGCGCCGGCAGGCCGCACTCGGCCTCGCCGCGATCGGGTCACTGCGGTTCTTCTTCGGGCTGATGACGGTCGCGATGATCCTGCTGTACCGCAACCACTTCTACGGGCCCGGCCAGCTGGATCAAGCGTTCGGCGGGCTCGCGATCGCGACCGGTGCGGTCGGCGCCGGCCTGTTCGTCGCCGCACTGATCACGCCGTGGGGCACTCGGGTGATGGCGCTGCGGCAGTGGATCACGCTGCTGTTCGCGGCCGCGGCGGTGGTGAGCGCCGTACCGATCGGGCTCTACACCCAGCCCGCGATGGTGGTCGGCGGGTTCCTGACCGGGTTCTGCGCGCAGGGCATCAAGATCAGCGTCGACACCCTCGTGCAGACGGGTGTCGACGACGTGTACCGCGGCCGGGTGTTCTCGCTGTACGACATGATCTTCAACGTCGGGCAGGTCTCCGCGGCCGCACTCGGCGCGGCGATCCTGCCCGACAGCGGGAAGTCCTACCCGGTGCTGGCGCTGATCGTGGTCGGCTTCGCGATCACCGCCCTGGTGTACTCACGTGCCTCGCAAGGCGGTGATCGGCTGGATGGCGGAGGCCTTCCAGGCGGGATAGGTGCCGGCGACCAGACCGATGAACGCACCCAGCAGGGGTGA
- a CDS encoding ABC transporter permease — MRDLLDEALAGVAARPTRLILTTLGTVLGVAALVGTVGLGQTAAGQITQRFDLAAATRVVVQPDDKGGQEGEAATQLPWDAPDRIKRLNGVEAVGTVSSLEIGDDLVENVTGLDGGTGKALQVMAGSSGLWDAVRAVLKTGRFFDDGHDQRADKVVVLGKHAAERLGINRVDAQPAVFIGDEPYTVIGILDSVTGRADLNDAVIMPNGTAQQAYNLESPDAVEIRTAVGAAQLIAEQAPIAIEPNNPSTLSVDAPPKQGAVRQGVESDLNALFLLLGAVALLVGGLGIANVTLLSVLERISEIGLRRALGAARRHIAVQFLVESVIVGFLGGLLGTAVGVILTVGVSWVRDWTPILDNRLAFGSPLLGAFIGLVAGTYPAWKASAIQPITALRGT; from the coding sequence GTGCGGGATCTGCTCGACGAAGCGCTGGCCGGCGTCGCCGCCCGGCCGACTCGGCTGATTCTCACCACGCTCGGCACCGTGCTCGGTGTCGCTGCGCTGGTGGGAACAGTCGGGCTCGGGCAGACCGCGGCCGGGCAGATCACGCAGCGGTTCGATCTGGCCGCAGCCACCCGGGTGGTTGTGCAACCGGACGACAAAGGTGGGCAGGAAGGGGAGGCGGCGACGCAACTGCCGTGGGATGCGCCGGACCGGATCAAGCGGCTGAACGGCGTGGAAGCGGTCGGAACCGTCAGCAGCCTCGAGATCGGTGACGACCTGGTCGAGAACGTCACCGGCCTGGACGGCGGTACGGGCAAGGCTCTCCAGGTGATGGCCGGATCCTCCGGTCTCTGGGACGCCGTACGCGCGGTGCTCAAGACCGGCCGGTTCTTCGACGACGGTCACGACCAGCGTGCCGACAAGGTGGTTGTCCTGGGCAAGCACGCGGCGGAGCGACTCGGTATCAACCGGGTCGACGCGCAGCCGGCCGTGTTCATCGGCGACGAGCCGTACACGGTGATCGGGATCCTCGACTCGGTCACCGGCCGCGCCGACCTGAACGACGCGGTGATCATGCCGAACGGGACGGCGCAGCAGGCCTACAACCTCGAGTCGCCCGACGCGGTCGAGATCCGTACGGCGGTCGGCGCCGCGCAACTGATCGCGGAGCAGGCCCCGATCGCGATCGAGCCGAACAACCCGAGCACCTTGAGCGTCGACGCTCCACCGAAGCAGGGCGCCGTACGACAAGGTGTGGAGTCCGACCTGAACGCGTTGTTCCTGCTGCTCGGCGCGGTCGCGTTGCTCGTCGGCGGACTCGGCATCGCGAACGTCACGCTGCTGTCGGTCCTGGAACGCATCTCCGAGATCGGTCTGCGCAGAGCACTCGGCGCGGCCCGAAGACACATCGCGGTTCAGTTCCTGGTGGAGAGCGTGATCGTCGGTTTCCTCGGCGGACTGCTCGGCACGGCGGTCGGCGTCATCCTCACCGTTGGCGTGTCCTGGGTCCGTGACTGGACGCCGATCCTGGACAACCGGCTCGCGTTCGGTTCACCCCTGCTGGGTGCGTTCATCGGTCTGGTCGCCGGCACCTATCCCGCCTGGAAGGCCTCCGCCATCCAGCCGATCACCGCCTTGCGAGGCACGTGA
- a CDS encoding ABC transporter ATP-binding protein — MSTAVALPAPVVEMIGVRRFFPGPPEVQAINGIDLIIGQGEYLSIVGPSGSGKSTLLHLLGLLDNPTGGVYRLDGVDTMSLRERRRAVLRGERIGFVFQSFHLLDHRTVLENVALSMVYVGVPRRQRMARARVALDRVGLSHRMEFAPTTLSGGERQRVAIARALVAEPSLLLADEPTGNLDSANAEAILQVFDELHSEGMTLAVITHDDHVSRRAQRQVRIVDGTLKW, encoded by the coding sequence ATGAGTACCGCGGTCGCGTTGCCGGCGCCGGTGGTCGAGATGATCGGCGTACGGCGGTTCTTTCCAGGGCCGCCCGAAGTACAAGCGATCAACGGGATCGACCTGATCATTGGGCAAGGGGAGTATCTGTCGATCGTCGGGCCGTCCGGATCCGGGAAGTCGACGTTGCTGCATCTGCTCGGGTTGTTGGACAACCCAACGGGTGGGGTGTACCGGCTCGACGGCGTGGACACGATGAGCCTGCGCGAGCGGCGGCGCGCCGTACTGCGGGGGGAGCGGATCGGGTTCGTGTTCCAGTCGTTCCATCTGCTCGACCACCGCACCGTGCTGGAGAATGTGGCGCTCTCGATGGTGTACGTCGGGGTGCCGCGACGGCAACGGATGGCGCGGGCGCGGGTGGCGCTGGATCGGGTCGGGCTGTCGCACCGGATGGAGTTCGCGCCGACCACGCTCTCCGGTGGTGAGCGGCAGCGGGTCGCGATCGCGCGGGCGCTCGTCGCGGAGCCCAGTCTGCTGCTCGCGGACGAACCGACCGGCAACCTGGACAGTGCGAACGCGGAGGCGATCCTGCAAGTGTTCGACGAACTGCACTCGGAGGGGATGACGCTGGCCGTCATCACCCACGACGACCACGTGAGCCGCCGGGCGCAACGCCAGGTCCGCATCGTCGACGGAACCCTCAAGTGGTAA
- a CDS encoding peptidoglycan-binding protein, whose product MTASPKSRRRVLVGVSAVATVSLGVGVAAGSRISSPEDAAAKTAAPKASQITVPVAKKALSSKVVGRGDASFDGAVNIRVETSGLTTPPIVTGKVPAVGSTITEGKALLEITGRPVIGLAGVLPMYRTLSPGSKGPDVLQLEQTLDRLGYDPGTVDDQYTLDTSAAVEELYESAGYEAPEPDEKFTQAVDQSKNQVDAAKKQLRAAQSQLKSAKAAKAKDTSVQQGAVDDAEENLADAQEAANEAEFKAGTPLPVSEVVYVKTLPRRVDDVKVERGGTVSGVVMSASGASLVVTVKVDAETAQRLKAGMAATLDLGDSVSVAGKVRRVTKNGNQYDVVVAPNALTASQLALLRDANVRVTIPIKSTSGKVLAVPVAALSSGSDGASRVEVLRNGQVELIPVTVGLTADGFAQVTPKGDAKLSDGDQVVVGR is encoded by the coding sequence GTGACCGCTTCGCCCAAGTCCCGCCGCCGGGTGCTGGTCGGAGTGTCCGCGGTGGCCACCGTCTCGCTCGGAGTCGGTGTCGCCGCGGGCAGCCGGATCAGCTCGCCGGAGGACGCCGCCGCGAAGACCGCGGCGCCGAAGGCGTCCCAGATCACCGTGCCGGTGGCGAAGAAGGCGCTGTCCAGCAAGGTGGTCGGTCGAGGCGACGCGTCGTTCGACGGCGCGGTGAACATCCGGGTCGAGACCAGCGGGCTGACGACACCGCCGATCGTCACCGGGAAGGTGCCGGCGGTCGGGTCGACGATCACCGAGGGCAAGGCGCTGCTCGAGATCACCGGGCGACCGGTGATCGGGCTGGCCGGCGTACTGCCGATGTATCGGACACTCTCGCCCGGGTCCAAGGGACCTGACGTGCTGCAACTGGAGCAGACGCTCGATCGGCTCGGGTACGACCCGGGGACGGTCGACGACCAGTACACGCTCGACACGTCGGCCGCGGTGGAGGAGCTGTACGAGAGCGCCGGGTACGAAGCGCCCGAGCCGGACGAGAAGTTCACGCAGGCCGTCGACCAGTCGAAGAACCAGGTCGACGCGGCGAAGAAGCAGCTCCGCGCCGCCCAGTCGCAACTCAAGTCGGCCAAGGCCGCGAAAGCCAAGGACACGTCGGTGCAGCAGGGCGCTGTGGACGACGCGGAGGAGAACCTCGCGGACGCTCAGGAAGCGGCGAACGAGGCCGAGTTCAAGGCCGGAACGCCGCTGCCGGTGTCCGAAGTGGTCTACGTGAAGACGCTCCCGCGCCGCGTCGACGACGTGAAGGTCGAGCGCGGCGGAACCGTGAGCGGCGTGGTGATGTCGGCCAGCGGTGCGTCGCTGGTCGTCACGGTCAAGGTCGACGCGGAGACCGCGCAGCGGCTGAAGGCAGGTATGGCGGCGACGCTCGATCTCGGTGACAGCGTGTCGGTCGCCGGGAAGGTCCGTCGGGTCACGAAGAACGGGAACCAGTACGACGTGGTGGTCGCGCCGAACGCGTTGACCGCGAGTCAGCTGGCCCTGCTGCGGGACGCGAACGTGCGGGTGACGATCCCGATCAAGAGCACCAGCGGCAAGGTGCTCGCCGTACCGGTCGCTGCCCTGTCGTCCGGATCCGACGGCGCCTCGCGGGTCGAGGTCCTGCGGAACGGGCAGGTGGAGCTGATCCCGGTCACGGTCGGGCTGACCGCGGACGGGTTCGCGCAGGTCACGCCGAAGGGCGACGCGAAGTTGTCCGACGGCGACCAGGTGGTGGTCGGGCGATGA
- a CDS encoding response regulator transcription factor, whose translation MPARILVAEDDLKQAELIRRYLEREGHLTVVVHDGREAIDEARRRSPDLLVLDVMMPKVDGLDVCRVLRADGDIPIIMLTARSTEDDLLLGLDLGADDYLTKPYNPRELVARVRSVLRRTRSRAEGEVYRVGELEIDPSRHEVRLTGELIELTPAEFKILACLAASPGRAFSRQQLLEHAFGFDHYVFDRTVDVHVMNLRKKIEPSAGAPAYLKTVYGVGYKLADKAVSHAS comes from the coding sequence ATGCCAGCCCGGATCCTGGTCGCCGAAGACGACCTCAAGCAGGCGGAGCTGATCCGGCGGTACCTCGAACGGGAAGGGCACCTGACTGTCGTCGTCCACGACGGCCGGGAGGCGATCGACGAGGCCCGCCGGCGCAGCCCGGACCTGCTGGTGCTCGACGTGATGATGCCGAAGGTCGACGGTCTCGACGTCTGCCGGGTGCTGCGCGCAGATGGCGATATCCCCATCATCATGCTCACCGCCCGCTCGACCGAGGACGACCTGCTGCTCGGGCTCGACCTGGGCGCGGACGACTACCTGACGAAGCCGTACAACCCGCGCGAACTGGTCGCGCGAGTCCGATCGGTACTGCGTCGGACCCGAAGTAGAGCAGAAGGTGAGGTGTACCGTGTCGGCGAGCTCGAGATCGACCCGAGCCGGCACGAGGTCCGGCTGACCGGGGAGCTGATCGAGCTGACACCGGCCGAGTTCAAGATCCTCGCCTGCCTGGCGGCCTCGCCGGGACGGGCGTTCTCGCGGCAGCAGTTGCTCGAGCACGCGTTCGGCTTCGACCACTACGTGTTCGACCGGACCGTCGACGTACACGTGATGAACCTGCGGAAGAAGATCGAGCCGTCCGCGGGCGCACCGGCGTACCTGAAGACCGTGTACGGCGTGGGGTACAAACTCGCGGACAAGGCGGTCAGCCATGCGTCGTAG